The window TAAATGATTAGTGAATTGCTCCTCCCTATCCAGACGAATTAATTTCAACCACCAAATCACAGCAAAGAGGACGAAAAGTGAATAAATTGGATGAGAAGGAGCTGCAATACCTGTGGATGGGTTGGAGATAGCGAGGTCGCCGGCAAGGACGCCCATCCAATCATGTTTATGTTTTTGTGAAACCTGAGAAGAATGTGAAAACTGAGATGCAAGTAACACCATAGCTTCCTTTtgttttgattctgctgaaaagtcCCATAGCATGATATCTTCAGAACAACATGTGGTGTGTCGGTGGCATCCAAACAAAAAGATTTGGAACAGGGAGAATAGAAATACACCAAAAGAGATCGTCgtctttgaattttttttctcacgcctggcCTAATTGCAAAGATATTTTTAAATGCCCACATATTTATTTAGCTGATTACTATAAGCAAGAAAAGCCGCCATCATACACAAAGCGGAAGACATTGAGTATGCTCCTATACTCTGTCAAAATTAAACTACACAAATACTTTCAGTTCGAAAATGTATTTTCATTGCCATCATGTCATCATACACATCAAAGAGCCAATAGATTAGCTAACTGACACAATCCATATATTTAGCATCATGATTTCCCAAAAATCAATTAAAAAAATATCACCTGAAACTCAAAAGCAATAACCTCGAGTGATGACCCAAGTGTTGAGGCGTCACAAAAAACTGGGCCATTTTTTGGCCTAATTGGAGGTCGTAAAGGCCCAGTCAGGGTTCTGTTTTTGCCTGCATGGGCAACTGTTTGCATGGGGGCCTGGGGTGAATCGTTCGCTCCAGCTCCTCCCCCAGATCGAACAAAAACGTTCGGTGGGGTGATCGCTCCCTGACGAACAGTTCATTCGTTCCCAGGAGAAAAAAATATGACGTTCCCAGGAAACCACTTTTACACTTTGCATATCTTCGTGCGTATACTAAACATGCCAACGACATCCACACGCTTGAAAAAGTAAATAATCAAACAACACTCACATGAGTTGCAGAGTCCTATCATTTCCGCTTTACCGCCCCAAAAAACAATATAGTTGTTCtgcaagtaattacatgacatgatGATGGCTTCATCAAATAtcaatttttattattattagtgGCCATGTGCACGCCTAAACCTGATAGCGTGATTCATCTGCAAATTCTTCCTACACACCTAAACTAAACCAACAAGTTATGGTAGTAGCCTAGACAAATAATTTACAAAAAAACAACATAAAGGAGAGGAGAAGGCAGACGGTAAGGCATCAAAACTAAGAACAGGTTACATCCCAAAAGATTTGTTTATTCCAGAGTGAGCATCTGATGAGAGGAAAGTACACTCTCTTAAGGGAAGTAGAACAACTCATAATGCTCACCTGACATGCACAAAACAGAGATCAGCCATGTAATTTTACTGCCTAATATGTTATCATATTTACTTTTCTTGTTCAGCGAAGAGTCGCAGTTTGCAAGTACTATAACTTCATTCGTATTTCCTTGGAAAACAGAGTCAGGTGCAACATTTATAGACCACTGTCTAATATCAGTTAATGGGGAAAGAAGCAATGGAAGCAATGAGCATATAAATTCTGAAATCATCCTCGACAACATCGTGTGCAGAAAATTTTACAAAGGGAAAGAGCAAACTCTTCTTGTATCATACCAGGGGTACATCAAATAATTTTCATTTGCAAACAATAGAAAAAGCCTTAACTCAGCTGAAAAATGGGCAATCCAGAAATACTTGACTCGTATAGTCCAGGGATCGCAAAAGTAGCTAATTCAATATCTAGACTCTGAGTGTGCAATGAACAATTGTAGAGTTGGCAAGGACATAAATCCTAGAGTAAAGATATTGATATTAAATAAATGAACTGGGCATGAAGAGAAGGGGGACCTCACTGTCCATGGCTAAGCAAAACAAACTTACATGTAAAGATGTGGCATAGGTGTGCATGTCTCGCCGAGTGAGATACCTGTGGGTTGCACATAATGATGCAAGAGTAGTCTGTCTCCAGAAAACTTCAAAGATACACGACCACACCAAAGTTCAAGTCAAAATTAGTTATGTACAACAGTACAAGATGATTCTATGACTGGCAACCAATTATTCTAGGGTTAGACCAATCAGTTCTCAGCTTACCTAATTAGTTTGGTCTGCTAAGCATTTTGTTCCTAATGCAATCTTCAAGTATATTGTGTAACCAAGTTATTCATTGGTACTAAAGAAAGAACAGCCTGTAAAAATTATCTGAGCAaagtagaaaaaataaaaaaattagtaaAAAGCAATAAATCCTAATCGCCATCTCAGTCAGCAATATAAAAAGTTCTACCATGATTCTTCAATGCATTGCGAAGTGAGATCCCAATCCCATTTTCATCTCAATCCTTCTCCAGAGCTATTTTCCCCCAATCTTTTTTGGCCAACAGTCTGTAGGAACATAGTGGAACTTCCCCAATCTTCTTTGGCCATCAGTCTGTAGGACAAAATGTAACTTCAATGTATAAGAGTATGACAAATAAAACAATATTTGCACAAACAAAGACGAAATTTTCTAGGAAATTAAAGGGTCAAGTGTAACAAGGCTGGGTGAAGTTTAAGATGGGTAGGACGTTCCATGTGAGGTCCGCTCTGTACAAAGCATGATCATGCATTATCCTATCAATTTGACTACCCTAGAAAGAGGAAGCAAATATTGTACCCATGCCAAACAGTGGCTTGAGNNNNNNNNNNGATGAAACACTTTATGATATACTGTATTTTAGTTGTTGAGATGCAGTTGGACTGCTGAATAAAAAAAATTACACAGCACAGAGTCAGAGATGATGACTGAACTTACATATCTTTTGGAAGTGTTGATTCATCAGTATTTGAATACAGAAACAATGAGCAACCACTCTCAACACTCAGAACCTCGAGAGAAGATATGTGTGTTCACTTATAATCAGTAATCATGAAGATCTTATAATCAGTAATCATGAAGATGTCCATGCACGCACCTGTTTGAACAGCATTAGCAACCTGTGATATGCCAATCAGGATACCTCACAAAATATTCACAGAATAGATCAATATGTATGCAAACCAACAACTGCCGCATCACTTTCTCACCTGCAACTTGGGAGCAGGCCGCCGCCGTCGACCACCGCGCTGCATCTTGGCTACATTTATGAATCAAATTCTTAGAACCCTTGGTATACTGCTATCTGGCAACATCACTTGCAACTTGGGAGCAGGTTGCCGCCGTCGACCACCGCTCTACATCTTGGCTGCATTTATGAATCGAATTCTTAATATCCTTGGTATACTGAACACAATTTCATTCAAAGTGCATAACATGATCTATGAACACAATTTTATTCAAAGCATATGAACCAAATTGACTACTACTTCAACCATTCAACTAACTGCTGCCGCCATTTTGTGAAGTTAATCTAGAAAAGTGGTTACATAGAGCTAGATCCCAAAATAATCACATGAGGAAAGAAAAACTATTTTTATGCAGAAGATGGGACATCGTCTCTTCATACCTCACCATGGAACACCTCACCAACAAATCGGTGCCAGGGGAGGTGGCCGCACGGAAAGAGGAAGCTCACCTTGGTGCTGGCGGCAGATGCAGTAGTCGTCGCTCGATGCGCAGCTCCCAAAGTCGTGCCTGCCGCCTGCTGCACCATGCGTGGCGCTCACCGGCAAGGCACCGGCAGGACGATGTTGGTCCAAGTCGCTGCCGTCCGCGTCCTTCCAGCTCGAGCTCGTCCATGGGATTTCATCCGTTACCTTCACCTCGAGGGTGGCGAGAGAGCATGGGGCGCAGCTGCTGCTCCCCTCCTCCTGTTGagtcctactcgagggcgagctccTCCTGCCGAGTCTCGAGGCCGAGCTCCTCCTGCTGAGGCCGGATCGAGGCCGACGGGCGCCGGGAGAGCACGGGCGCCGAGGccaaggcggtggcggcggcaggagaggAGGCGAACAATGccaaggcggcggcggcaggagaggAGGCGGCTACGGGGGCGCGGGCTAGGTCTGACTGCTTTTCCTCTTTTCTCTCGCTGCCGCTTCTCCTTTTCTTTTGTCTCGTGCCCGCTCTCTAGGCCACCCGCTCGCTCGCTGCTCTCTCTGAGCCGCGCACCCACGAGAATGACAGATGGGCCCACCACGGCTGGAGCGGAGGCGCCGCCACTGGGTGCAAACGAGGACGGTAAAAAAACGCCCTGCCAACCCACGAACGCCACTGGCAACCCACCATCGATCGCCCCCGCTTTCACCCGGACACAGCCACGCACACACCATGTCGCTGCCAGGCTGGCCCGCGCGCAAAGTTGGCCCATGCATCAGTCGCTCTAGCCCGATTCTGCGGCGTTCAAAAGAACGAGCTCCAGATGTTTACCACGGCGATAAAAAGTACGATGTCAATGGACAGCAGTGCGAACCGAACATACAGGATGAATTTGAAAGTGCGAGGATGCTGGAATGGCGGATATTCTAGGAGGGTTTATATATTCAATTTTTGAGGTGGCTGACCAAATTACCTCGATTGAGAAGTCTTTCAAGAAATCATTTTTGCTGGATTGAGGCTAATCTGAGGGGTTTTGCGTGCCTCTTTTGAAACTTCTTATGAACTACAACAGCATGATTGATCAACAAACGGTCACTCAAATATATCTGCATTTCCATAGCAAAGGTGCGAAGAAATATTGACTATTTCTCCTTTACTTGGTCTAGCTCAAGTATCACAACGATGAATGAATATATATAAATTCAGACCAAATTTACCATAAAGTTCAATTTGTAAGCATTTTGCTGGTAGATTAAAAAAACTGTCGAACTCATCTCTTGAATCAGAAAGAGAACCTCAGCTAATACATGCACGCATTATAAAATTTGGGAACTCCACACAAAAGCAAAATATTAAAAACTCAAGGACATAATCAATACTGAATAAATGGATGACATGAGTTACTGCTACATTATTACATCAAGCAGCCAAACAAACAACATTTAAAAATAGCAAATTTTAGTTATTCTGGATGTGTGCTGGCTCAGTTAGACGGTGCAGCGGCAGCCTCTCGTGCCTTGGCGAACTCAAGCAGCCTGCCCACGTCTGGCAGGGCCACCTTGGCCGCGTCGAGCTCGCTGAAGCGCTCCACCCATGCGGCCAGGAGCGGGGTCTTGGCGGCATCGAAGATCTTGTCACCGGACAACACCTCGGTCACCTTCATCCACGACAGAACGCCTCCCAGCGCAACGTCGACGAGCCCGAGGCCGTCGCCGCCGAAGAAGCCCCCTCCCTTGGAGCATTCCCTCAGGGCCCCTTCAAGAATCTCCACCGCCGCGAACGCCTGCTTCTTTCCCTCGGATTTCTCCTCCTCTGTCTTGCCCCTCAACCACTGCCTCCATGGGGCTACCAGCTGAAACACGGAGAAAAATAATGGTCAAAGTTGCTCGTTGGATATCTAAAAGTAAAGGAACGGAGACAAGTAGTTCAAGTAAGTGAAGATAATTTAAACCTTGTCGTCAACGTAGGCCATCCAGAAGCGAGCAATGGCGCGCTCGTAGGGGTCCGCTGGGAGAAGGGACGGGCCGGTGCCGGCGAACACTTCGTCGATGTACTGCAGAATGATCATGGACTCGCAGACCGGGGCGCCGTTGTGGATGAGCACTGGTATCTTCTTGTGCACCGGGTTGGACTTGAGGAGAAGCTCGCTCTTCTTGTACAGGTCCTCCTCCACGTCCTCGTAGCTCAGGCCCTTCAGGGCGAGTGCCAGCTTCACCCTGGTAACAAACGGGCTTGGCCATGTGCCGAGCAGCTTCAGGTCATCTCGTCCGGCCATCTCTAACTACCTCGATCgatgttttttgtgtgtgtgtgtgtgttttgaagACCACTGAGATTGCTTTAGCTGCTTGTGCTTGTGCTTATTTTCGATGGATGTTTCACAGGTGGATAAACTGTTTATATAGTGTCTATGGACAACATATGTATGCGTCATCCCTGATGCTACTTCGAGCACAGTGTCATCCGTGATGCCTGGGCGATGAGCATATGAGCATGTGTCTACTAGTCCGGCTATGAATTTTTAAAACTTTTACTAAAAATCAGTTTCCTTCAATCATGCTTGACTGGAGATGAGCCTGTCTTAATTACTAGTATTTTTTATGCACCACCTGCTGCTGCCTCCCATCGCGCAAGCCCTTCCGTCAGCACACCGTCCATCCAGATGTCAATTTTTCGACTTTGCTGCGAGCAGATGATTAAAAATACCGTAGCTACcctcgttcggaattacttgtcataaaaatagatataaaataaatatatttagaactaaaatacgttcAGAAACAATCATTTCTTCGCCAAGTATCTCCCGATGGAGAGAGTATTTACAATAAAATTCGCCTCATTTGTCACTAAATGTGGAGGTTGTATCTGAATTAAAATTTCAGttctgctaaagcacatctagatgtgctctaaggatTGCACATCTTAGTACTATGTCATTGATTTTATCTAAGACTCATGCAAGCATTTCTTTTGTCTTTTTCCTTTCTTTCTAGTTTAATTGACTCgcttagatgtgcaataattagGGCAGACAAAACCTTAAAATTTCAATGACATAATTTAAAGAGACCACCTATTCAACGGTTGCCTTTTTTTTGTTGCTTTTCGTCGATTTCGCTCAATCCAAACCTTCCGaagattcttcttggccagctccagatcaaggttgaggctgatctgtttcttctccaactcagcaaaccgggccccgagctcacaagatttctgcggtcAGCAAACAAGGCACGTCAGTCTACAGAAACAAAGGTTAATCTCAGCGAAAAAAGTGTTCTAAgactaccgctgaatcaaaatattcaacagtagtctcgcggACTACGCCAAGTggatgcacttggcgtgcccccactggtccagttTACCACTCAGCATGGTCTGCCAAGCATGAGTATGCAAAAAAATAGAGGGATTCAAAGACCacagccgactaccagcagtcgaccgtggtctccggGACTACACCTAGTTGGTGCACTCTACGTGCCCCCGCTGGTCTGGATTCCACTCGAAACAAGCTATTCAACCGAGTGAAAGAACAATGAAGTGACATTCGACAAAGACCCCCGTCGAATCAAACATCCGACGGCGGTCTTCGGGATCAAATTGAGAGATCAGTCCGAAATCAACTGACCTTGACATTAACATGCAGAGCAGAGCTGGCGTTGTGGGCAGCCTGgctggcctcgtgcaccaccttcatctgctccatcataacGTTTGCTTGGAGTATGGCTTCCTTGGCGGCACCCGCCGGGTCATTTGGAGTGTGATGTGCAGCAAAGAGCGACGATGGCAGTACAGTCAGAGCAATCACAGGATCTAAAGCATGGAGCTGTGTAGGAGAAGCAGAGACTTGAGCAATCGACGCCGAGGGACGGTCAGTCGACACAAGATTGGCAAAAGAAACAGTGGCCCGAGTCGGATCTCCGAATCACTGGACCACCATCTCTGGTGCCGATGTCGAC is drawn from Triticum dicoccoides isolate Atlit2015 ecotype Zavitan chromosome 6B, WEW_v2.0, whole genome shotgun sequence and contains these coding sequences:
- the LOC119325919 gene encoding probable glutathione S-transferase GSTU6; the protein is MAGRDDLKLLGTWPSPFVTRVKLALALKGLSYEDVEEDLYKKSELLLKSNPVHKKIPVLIHNGAPVCESMIILQYIDEVFAGTGPSLLPADPYERAIARFWMAYVDDKLVAPWRQWLRGKTEEEKSEGKKQAFAAVEILEGALRECSKGGGFFGGDGLGLVDVALGGVLSWMKVTEVLSGDKIFDAAKTPLLAAWVERFSELDAAKVALPDVGRLLEFAKAREAAAAPSN